Proteins encoded in a region of the Anaerolineales bacterium genome:
- a CDS encoding pyridoxal-phosphate dependent enzyme — protein sequence MSRIDLTVDGERRKRAAGRARERSILIPTFAQMKDPSKIPAGIRQKLGRVGLWDVDPLNLFRITWKNEPVAKGGGFGGVNYLEFPSSLTGTQARIIALVGKWFPTGAHKVGAAFGCLVPRLVTGQFDPTTQKAVWPSTGNYCRGGAYDSALLGCESIAILPEGMSRERFEWLSTIAGEVIKTPGSESNVKEIFDKCWELRRSGQDLMIFNQFEEFGNYLWHYEVTGHAMQEVLQRELRSGDTYRGVALTTGSAGTIACGDYLKQVFPNSKVAASEALQCPTLLENGFGAHRIEGIGDKHVPWIHNVGNTDLVVAIDDAAVVNISRLFNEKAGRSHLVKQGVPEAMVGRLDLLGFSGIANLLSSIKLAKYYELGPQDIVLTILTDSMELYASRLTEMHAEYGEYGEKDAAADYARYLLGESTDNLLELRYPDRRRVHNLKYYTWVEQQGRTYEEILAQWSAADYWSAVQSQTDEIDALIEEFNSLTGLM from the coding sequence ATGAGCAGAATTGACCTGACCGTAGATGGTGAGCGACGCAAGCGCGCCGCGGGGCGTGCCCGCGAGCGCAGCATCCTGATCCCGACTTTCGCCCAGATGAAGGACCCGAGCAAGATCCCGGCTGGGATCCGCCAGAAGCTTGGCCGCGTCGGGCTGTGGGATGTCGACCCGCTCAACCTCTTCCGCATTACCTGGAAGAACGAGCCCGTTGCCAAAGGTGGCGGATTCGGCGGCGTCAACTACTTGGAATTCCCCTCCAGCCTGACCGGGACCCAGGCCCGCATCATCGCCCTGGTGGGCAAGTGGTTCCCGACCGGCGCGCACAAGGTCGGGGCGGCGTTCGGCTGTTTGGTGCCGCGCCTTGTCACCGGCCAGTTCGACCCGACGACGCAGAAGGCCGTCTGGCCGTCGACTGGGAACTACTGCCGGGGCGGAGCCTACGATTCGGCGCTGCTGGGCTGCGAATCGATCGCCATCCTGCCGGAGGGGATGAGCCGGGAACGCTTCGAGTGGCTGTCCACGATCGCCGGCGAGGTGATCAAGACGCCGGGCAGCGAATCGAATGTCAAGGAGATCTTCGACAAGTGCTGGGAGCTGCGGCGTTCCGGCCAGGATCTGATGATCTTCAACCAGTTCGAGGAGTTCGGCAACTACCTGTGGCACTACGAGGTCACCGGGCACGCCATGCAGGAAGTCCTGCAGCGCGAACTCCGGTCGGGGGACACGTATCGGGGCGTGGCGCTGACCACCGGCTCGGCGGGCACGATCGCCTGCGGCGACTATCTGAAGCAGGTCTTCCCGAACAGCAAGGTCGCCGCCTCTGAGGCACTGCAGTGCCCGACGCTTCTCGAGAACGGCTTCGGGGCGCACCGCATCGAGGGCATCGGCGACAAGCATGTTCCCTGGATCCACAACGTGGGCAACACCGACTTGGTGGTGGCGATCGACGATGCGGCCGTGGTGAACATCTCGCGCCTGTTCAACGAGAAGGCCGGCCGTTCACACCTGGTCAAGCAAGGGGTGCCGGAGGCCATGGTCGGCCGGCTCGACCTGCTCGGCTTCTCCGGGATCGCCAACCTGCTGTCGTCGATCAAGCTCGCCAAGTACTACGAACTCGGCCCACAGGACATCGTGCTGACTATCCTGACCGACTCGATGGAGCTATACGCCAGTCGGCTGACCGAGATGCACGCCGAGTACGGGGAGTACGGCGAGAAGGACGCTGCCGCCGACTACGCCCGCTACCTGCTCGGCGAGTCGACCGACAACCTGCTCGAGCTGCGCTACCCGGACCGGCGGCGCGTCCACAACCTCAAGTACTACACCTGGGTTGAGCAGCAAGGGAGGACGTACGAGGAGATCCTGGCGCAGTGGTCGGCTGCCGACTACTGGAGCGCGGTGCAGTCTCAGACTGACGAAATCGATGCCCTGATCGAGGAGTTCAATTCGCTGACCGGGCTGATGTAG